The Schizosaccharomyces pombe strain 972h- genome assembly, chromosome: I genome contains a region encoding:
- the dus3 gene encoding tRNA dihydrouridine synthase Dus3, with protein MAELETGAVPIREEFLVKQDGNKKRKRKERGQNKRREKIHVKENNALCPAISIGNECPYKENCKFPHDVEAYLATKAPDIGDKCPIFERYGVCPAGFKCRWLAGHVVINADGKYELIKKPDGQFTLFTVNTVGKEVQRKLRTKQLDLSKAESIISAVLGEEKPDPSSKVSNIPEENRDATSAISEGKETESVSLEETGVLKNQTVSVNVDLKEISSQARSNIALPTLRPQEKNLIDWRDRKILAPLTTVGNPPFRRLCGSLGADTFYSEMAMCYPLMQGHQPEWALVRGLNYEREMMRGGRRGILGVQLATGKLWQATKTAQVIAEQCDGVDFLDLNCGCPIDLVFRQGAGSSLLENPGRLLRNLQGMDAVSGQIPVTVKLRMGNKDDHPVVKNLIGRIFNETNTSAATLHGRSRQQRYSKNANWDYIGEIASKVKSMNERIDELPEDSLRTQPLSLIGNGDCYSWQDWYDGVNKGVDTVMIARGALVKPWIFEEIEARQFIDKSSTQRLEMLEQYCNNGLEYWGSDSQGVNTTRRFFLEFMSFFHRYTPIALYEVQRPRLNDRPPLYTARDEMETLLASNKVTDWVKLSEFFLGPTPERFTFTPKHKSNSVEEAEG; from the exons ATGGCAGAATTGGAGACTGGAGCGGTTCCTATTCGGGAAGA ATTTTTGGTGAAACAAGatggaaataaaaaacgaaaGCGTAAAGAGAGGGGTCAAAATAAACGgagagaaaaaattcaCGTAAAAGAGAACAACGCTCTTTGTCCAGCTATATCTATTGGGAATGAGTGTCcatataaagaaaactgCAAATTCCCACACGATGTGGAGGCTTACCTTGCTACCAAGGCACCTGACATTGGAGACAAATGCCCTATATTCGAGCGGTATGGAGTATGCCCAGCTGGTTTCAAATGTCGCTGGCTAGCGGGCCATGTTGTTATCAATGCAGACGGAAAGTACGAGCTTATAAAAAAACCCGATGGGCAGTTTACGCTTTTTACCGTAAATACTGTTGGAAAAGAGGTACAGAGAAAGCTAAGAACAAAACAGTTAGATCTATCAAAGGCTGAAAGTATTATATCCGCAGTTTTAGGTGAAGAAAAGCCCGACCCTTCTTCAAAAGTATCCAATATTCCTGAGGAAAATAGAGATGCCACTAGTGCTATTTCCGAAGGAAAAGAGACAGAATCTGTTTCACTGGAAGAAACTGGGgtgttaaaaaatcaaaccGTCTCGGTCAATGTcgatttaaaagaaatctcTTCACAAGCTCGGTCAAACATCGCTTTACCTACTTTACGGcctcaagaaaaaaatctcatTGACTGGCGAGACAGAAAGATTCTAGCTCCTCTTACCACCGTTGGAAATCCACCTTTTCGTCGTCTTTGTGGCTCTCTGGGTGCTGATACGTTTTACTCCGAAATGGCGATGTGTTATCCACTTATGCAAGGTCATCAACCTGAGTGGGCTCTTGTTCGTGGGCTAAACTATGAGCGTGAAATGATGCGAGGTGGTCGTCGTGGTATATTAGGGGTCCAACTAGCTACCGGAAAACTTTGGCAGGCCACTAAAACTGCACAAGTAATAGCTGAACAATGTGATGGCGTTGATTTTCTCGATTTAAATTGCGGTTGCCCTATAGATTTGGTATTTCGTCAAGGCGCCGGTTCTTCTCTTCTCGAGAATCCTGGCAGGTTACTTCGTAATCTCCAAGGTATGGATGCGGTATCTGGCCAAATTCCTGTCACCGTAAAACTTCGTATGGGAAACAAAGACGACCACCCAGTtgtcaaaaatttaattggTAGAATTTTCAACGAAACAAACACTTCAGCTGCTACATTACATGGAAGATCTCGCCAACAGCGATATAGTAAAAACGCAAATTGGGATTATATTGGTGAAATTGCTTCTAAAGTAAAAAGTATGAATGAGAGAATAGATGAACTTCCTGAGGACTCCTTGCGTACCCAACCTCTTTCGCTGATTGGAAATGGAGACTGTTATTCATGGCAGGATTGGTATGATGGTGTTAACAAGGGTGTTGATACTGTGATGATTGCCCGAGGTGCACTCGTTAAGCCATggatttttgaagaaattgaagctCGTCAGTTTATTGATAAGTCATCAACTCAACGACTCGAAATGTTGGAACAATACTGTAATAATGGTTTAGAGTATTGGGGTTCTGACTCTCAAGGAGTCAATACGACTAGGAGATTTTTCTTGGAGTTTATGAGCTTTTTCCATCGTTATACACCTATAGCTTTGTACGAAGTTCAAAGGCCCAGATTAAATGATAGACCGCCTCTATATACCGCGAGAGATGAGATGGAAACTCTCTTGGCCAGTAATAAAGTTACGGACTGGGTTAAATTGAGTGAGTTCTTCCTAGGTCCTACTCCTGAGCGATTCACCTTTACACCAAAGCACAAAAGCAATAGTGTGGAAGAGGCAGAGGGATAA
- the sfp1 gene encoding transcription factor Sfp1 has translation MPSLALPINKPSHHNVNYNGNSFNSIHATSFGMSPQSWGNSFSGQAWLRDTIPSLSNVVESQTIPEEDSTSYLNRLEEAFCRDFRCCGQTLEDLHQLIHHYEEQHAVLATDSAVPQEYSLDSNNAAQSNHSHIQALKQRERIRMHDLADQLGTSEISDNSAVLPFAFPANGGAPGPYRVSVVVPAAAAAAAAAASSDMSSDEASSQAETTGTPKKMPESLVMDASSPLSDMSMSIDVGESAANNVFAFNQKDMVDSTYLPPFNYDHDVFSFAPSVASADQFTESSMSPTPEVVSPAATNSAISSPFVRKSSSDLEAKPSKKQRSTPAFSHDSPLTIDYPGSNLVVVDKPYKCPVPNCDKAYKNQNGLKYHKLHGHCSPITTPTPAPIPHQGFVVENKPYRCEVCSKRYKNLNGLKYHRTHSHLQVSMAQAQREVQMNFMRTA, from the coding sequence atGCCATCTCTCGCATTGCCTATCAATAAGCCTTCCCATCACAATGTCAACTACAACGGAAATTCCTTTAACAGCATTCATGCTACCTCTTTTGGAATGAGTCCACAGTCTTGGGGAAATAGCTTTAGTGGACAAGCTTGGCTTCGTGATACTATTCCATCTCTTTCTAACGTGGTTGAGTCACAAACGATTCCCGAAGAGGATTCTACCTCTTATCTAAACCGGTTAGAAGAAGCATTTTGCCGTGATTTCCGCTGCTGTGGTCAAACTCTCGAAGATTTGCATCAACTTATTCACCATTATGAAGAGCAGCACGCCGTTCTGGCAACTGATTCTGCTGTTCCTCAAGAATATTCTTTGGATAGCAACAACGCTGCTCAATCTAATCATTCTCATATTCAAGCGCTCAAACAGCGTGAGCGCATCCGTATGCATGATCTTGCTGATCAGCTTGGAACTTCTGAAATTTCTGATAATTCTGCTGTTTTACCATTTGCCTTTCCTGCTAACGGTGGTGCTCCTGGCCCTTACCGCGTTTCCGTTGTCGTACCTGCcgctgctgctgctgctgctgccGCTGCCAGCTCCGACATGAGCAGTGACGAGGCCAGTAGTCAAGCAGAGACAACTGGTACCCCGAAAAAGATGCCTGAATCATTGGTAATGGATGCAAGCTCCCCTCTCAGTGACATGAGCATGTCTATTGACGTTGGTGAGTCCGCTGCCAATAATGTTTTTGCGTTCAATCAAAAGGACATGGTTGACTCTACATATCTTCCCCCATTCAATTACGATCACGatgttttttcatttgctcCATCTGTCGCATCCGCCGATCAATTCACAGAGTCTAGCATGTCTCCTACTCCTGAAGTAGTTTCACCCGCAGCCACAAACTCAGCAATCTCATCCCCATTTGTTAGGAAATCTTCTAGTGATTTGGAAGCTAAGCCATCTAAAAAGCAGCGTTCTACTCCTGCATTCTCACACGATTCACCGCTCACTATTGATTACCCAGGCTCTAACTTGGTGGTTGTAGACAAGCCATACAAATGCCCTGTCCCTAATTGTGATAAGGCTTATAAGAATCAAAATGGTTTGAAGTATCACAAACTTCATGGACACTGTTCCCCCATTACTACTCCAACACCAGCTCCAATTCCTCATCAAGGGTTTGTTGTGGAAAACAAGCCTTATCGCTGTGAAGTTTGTAGTAAAAGATATAAAAACTTAAACGGTTTGAAATATCATCGTACACATAGTCATCTACAAGTGTCTATGGCCCAAGCTCAACGGGAAGTTCAAATGAACTTTATGCGCACCGCATAA
- the leu2 gene encoding 3-isopropylmalate dehydratase Leu2 gives MSPSVASPKTLYDKVWDSHVVDLQEDGTCLLYIDRHLIHEVTSPQAFEGLRTAGRKVRHPELALATVDHNIPTDPRKDMKDIASFIHQPDSRTQVLALENNIKEFGLTYYGMNDRRQGIVHVIGPEQGFTLPGTTLVCGDSHTSTHGAFGALAFGIGTSEVEHVLATQTILQRKSKNMRIRVNGKLPEGIASKDLILHIIGVIGTAGGTGSVIEFCGEAIEGLSMEARMSMCNMSIEAGARAGMIAPDATTFEYVKNRPLAPKGDDWEQAVAYWKTLRSDENAKYDIEVEINAADVLPTVTWGTSPQDVIPINGNIPDPAHVKDNVRAASIQRSLEYMGLKPNTSIVSYPIDKVFIGSCTNSRIEDLRLAAAVVKGRKVAANVKDAMIVPGSGLVKKMAEAEGLDQIFIEAGFDWREAGCSMCLGMNPDQLKPYERCASTSNRNFEGRQGAKGRTHLVSPAMAAAAAIKGHLCNVREFFGDVSNGSPSIITNKNYDPSHDVEGDIGLSVDDATDAVTDADGIATNVAGSVSSGSAGIPKFTVVEGIAAPLPMANVDTDKIIPKQFLKTIKRTGLGQFAFYEIRYDADGKEIPDFVLNREPYRHATVLVAHDNFGCGSSREHAPWALNDFGIRVIIAPSFADIFFNNCFKNGMLPIPTPIEQVNDMMKAAENQVKFSVDLVNQTITYGDKQVKFDVEPFRKHCLVNGLDDIGLTLQKETMIDAFEAAREENFPWMNIKRSRARLSPVKSNKQSSSRNDW, from the coding sequence ATGTCTCCCTCAGTTGCTTCTCCTAAAACTTTGTACGACAAGGTTTGGGACAGCCACGTTGTCGACCTTCAAGAGGATGGTACATGTTTGTTGTATATTGATCGACACTTGATTCACGAAGTCACTTCTCCTCAAGCCTTTGAGGGCCTTCGTACTGCTGGTAGAAAAGTTCGTCATCCCGAACTTGCTCTTGCAACTGTCGATCACAATATTCCTACCGATCCTCGTAAGGACATGAAGGATATCGCTTCCTTCATTCATCAACCTGACTCACGCACTCAAGTCTTGGCTTTGGAAAATAACATTAAGGAGTTTGGTCTTACCTACTATGGTATGAATGACAGACGTCAAGGTATCGTTCACGTTATTGGTCCTGAACAGGGCTTCACTCTCCCTGGTACGACCCTCGTTTGTGGTGATTCTCACACCTCTACCCACGGCGCTTTTGGTGCTTTGGCTTTTGGTATCGGTACTAGTGAGGTCGAACATGTCTTGGCCACTCAAACCATTTTGCAACGCAAGAGTAAAAACATGCGCATTCGTGTAAACGGTAAATTGCCTGAGGGTATTGCTTCTAAGGACTTGATCCTTCATATTATTGGAGTTATTGGTACTGCTGGTGGTACTGGTTCCGTTATTGAGTTTTGCGGTGAAGCTATTGAAGGTTTAAGTATGGAAGCTCGTATGTCCATGTGTAACATGTCCATTGAGGCTGGTGCTCGCGCCGGTATGATTGCTCCTGATGCAACGACTTTTGAATATGTTAAAAACCGCCCTCTTGCTCCCAAGGGCGATGATTGGGAACAGGCCGTGGCTTATTGGAAAACCCTCCGCTCCGATGAGAATGCTAAGTACGATATTGAAGTTGAAATCAATGCTGCTGATGTTTTACCCACTGTAACATGGGGTACTTCTCCTCAGGACGTTATCCCCATTAATGGTAATATCCCTGATCCCGCACACGTTAAAGACAACGTACGTGCTGCGTCTATTCAACGCTCTCTAGAATATATGGGACTCAAACCTAATACCTCTATTGTGTCCTATCCCATCGACAAAGTCTTTATTGGCTCTTGTACCAATTCTCGTATTGAGGATTTGCGTCTTGCTGCTGCCGTTGTCAAGGGCCGTAAGGTCGCTGCTAACGTAAAAGATGCTATGATTGTTCCAGGCTCTGGTctcgttaaaaaaatggcCGAAGCTGAAGGATTGGACCAAATATTCATTGAAGCTGGATTTGATTGGCGTGAAGCTGGCTGTTCAATGTGTTTGGGTATGAATCCCGATCAACTCAAGCCATATGAACGTTGTGCCTCAACCTCAAATCGTAACTTTGAAGGTCGCCAAGGTGCTAAGGGTAGAACGCATCTTGTTAGTCCCGCTATGGCTGCCGCTGCCGCTATTAAAGGACATCTCTGTAATGTTCGTGAATTTTTTGGAGATGTTTCCAACGGATCTCCTTCTATTATTACTAACAAGAACTATGATCCCAGCCATGATGTAGAGGGTGATATAGGCCTTTCTGTTGACGATGCTACTGATGCAGTTACTGATGCTGATGGCATTGCCACTAATGTTGCTGGTTCTGTATCTTCTGGATCTGCCGGTATTCCCAAATTCACCGTCGTTGAAGGCATTGCTGCTCCTTTGCCTATGGCTAATGTCGACACTGACAAAATTATTCCcaagcaatttttgaagaccATTAAACGTACCGGTCTTGGTCAATTTGCTTTCTACGAAATCCGTTACGATGCGGACGGAAAGGAGATACCCGACTTTGTCCTCAATCGCGAACCTTACCGACATGCAACTGTTTTGGTTGCTCACGACAACTTCGGTTGTGGTAGCTCTCGTGAGCATGCTCCATGGGCATTAAACGATTTTGGCATTCGTGTAATTATTGCACCGTCTTTTGCTgacattttcttcaataacTGCTTCAAGAATGGTATGCTTCCTATTCCTACTCCAATTGAGCAAGTTAATGATATGATGAAAGCCGCTGAAAATCAAGTCAAATTCTCTGTCGATCTTGTTAATCAAACTATAACTTATGGTGATAAACAAGTCAAATTTGATGTTGAGCCTTTCCGTAAACATTGTTTGGTTAATGGTTTGGATGACATCGGACTGACTTTGCAAAAAGAAACTATGATTGACGCTTTTGAGGCTGCTAGAGAAGAAAACTTCCCTTGGATGAATATCAAGCGCAGCCGGGCTCGCCTTTCACCTGTTAAAAGCAATAAGCAATCTTCTAGCAGGAACGATTGGTGA
- a CDS encoding bcap family protein, whose translation MTIYYMIVFMLLMVEIVSFVILSLPLPLKVRRAILNAISNSPFAGRVKHVLKITIICILILFADSVRRVVRVTKEYDLAIAAPSTTESARSGYKASQFYAQRNLYLCGSALFLSLVVNRYYLALEAMIAAQDKMQALQTQVEASTNNAKAVEELETLRTKLETRDKEYETLAEKYAAVTKTVEKKKDI comes from the exons ATGACGATTTACTACATGATTGTTTTTATGCTCTTAATGGTAGAGATAGTATCATTTGTAATACTTTCTCTGCCATTACCACTTAAAGTTCGAAGAGCCATTTTGAATGCCATTAGCAACTCCCCCTTCGCCGGAAGAGTGAAACATGTTTTAAAG ATTACTATTATTTGCATCTTGATTCTGTTTGCTGACTCTGTTCGCCGTGTTGTTCGTGTGACCAAAGAATATGATCTTGCTATTGCCGCTCCTAGCACCACCGAAAGTGCTCGTTCGGGATATAAGGCTAGCCAATTCTACGCtcaaagaaatttgtaTCTCTGCGGATCTGCGTTGTTCCTCTCTTTAGTTGTCAATCGTTATTACCTTGCCTTAGAGGCCATGATAGCTGCTCAAGATAAAATGCAAGCTTTACAAACTCAAGTAGAAGCTAGCACTAATAATGCTAAGGCCGTGGAAGAGCTTGAGACTCTTCGTACAAAGTTGGAGACCCGTGATAAGGAATACGAGACATTGGCTGAAAAATATGCTGCAGTTACCAAAACTGTcgaaaagaagaaggatATCTAA
- the sor1 gene encoding sororin, whose protein sequence is MDSDDSFVKTAHVIETSTPENKKLSHRFKSVEIVPPSSSNDDPFGFSSTKGIRLSSINSNDLVNTLSKGFNETSNMSYNRILPSSPPTLEIGEIDYNEALQIRSADENQQSVPTVSIASPSTPELPPSSSPLLPPNGSESSSPIPLSLLSTSSLQQRKITPSNLSNTSKPMDSKQLERLIPVPHGHHLTRLRKKRRRDDDIDLSGLYETKSSSPPAIHSDEDPSYSDSIARSPVKSAFNLRKRRKGVKEKKILKTYHSQDKDTASDNDNNTGSSDEENDNLKELTPGKKEYLKSIKKYFQDVDDYQLHVVNEG, encoded by the coding sequence ATGGATTCCGATGattcttttgttaaaaCTGCCCATGTAATTGAGACTTCGACGCCAGAAAATAAGAAGTTATCTCACAGATTCAAAAGCGTTGAAATTGTGCCTCCTTCTTCAAGTAATGATGATCCGTTTGGCTTCAGCTCAACAAAAGGGATTCGTTTATCTTCGATTAATTCCAATGATCTTGTTAATACACTTTCTAAGGGATTCAACGAAACCTCTAATATGTCATATAACAGAATTCTTCCCTCCTCGCCTCCTACATTAGAAATAGGTGAAATTGATTATAACGAAGCTCTCCAAATAAGATCTGCCGATGAAAATCAACAGTCTGTACCAACTGTCTCAATTGCATCTCCTTCAACTCCAGAGCTACCTCCTTCTTCCTCTCCGCTTCTGCCTCCTAATGGCTCAGAATCATCTTCACCTATTCctctttctcttctttctaCTTCATCTTTACAGCAGAGAAAAATCACACCGTCCAATCTGAGCAACACATCAAAGCCAATGGATTCAAAGCAACTTGAACGACTTATACCTGTTCCACATGGGCATCATTTAACGCGtttgagaaaaaaacgGCGGCGAGATGATGACATTGATTTATCTGGGCTATATGAAACCAAATCTTCTTCACCACCTGCCATTCATTCTGATGAGGACCCTAGTTATTCAGACAGCATTGCAAGATCACCGGTGAAAAGTGCATTCAACTTGCGAAAGCGACGGAAAGgtgtaaaagaaaagaaaattttgaaaacatatCATTCGCAAGATAAGGATACAGCTTCTGATAATGACAACAACACTGGTTCAtcagatgaagaaaatgataatttgaaagaacTTACTCCCGGCAAAAAAgagtatttaaaaagcataAAGAAGTACTTCCAAGATGTCGACGATTATCAGCTACACGTAGTAAACGAAggataa
- a CDS encoding threonine synthase: MSSQVSYLSTRGGSSNFSFEEAVLKGLANDGGLFIPSEIPQLPSGWIEAWKDKSFPEIAFEVMSLYIPRSEISADELKKLVDRSYSTFRHPETTPLKSLKNGLNVLELFHGPTFAFKDVALQFLGNLFEFFLTRKNGNKPEDERDHLTVVGATSGDTGSAAIYGLRGKKDVSVFILFPNGRVSPIQEAQMTTVTDPNVHCITVNGVFDDCQDLVKQIFGDVEFNKKHHIGAVNSINWARILSQITYYLYSYLSVYKQGKADDVRFIVPTGNFGDILAGYYAKRMGLPTKQLVIATNENDILNRFFKTGRYEKADSTQVSPSGPISAKETYSPAMDILVSSNFERYLWYLALATEAPNHTPAEASEILSRWMNEFKRDGTVTVRPEVLEAARRDFVSERVSNDETIDAIKKIYESDHYIIDPHTAVGVETGLRCLEKTKDQDITYICLSTAHPAKFDKAVNLALSSYSDYNFNTQVLPIEFDGLLDEERTCIFSGKPNIDILKQIIEVTLSREKA; encoded by the exons ATGTCTAGCCAAGTTAGTTATTTATCGACTCGTGGTggatcttcaaatttttcttttgaagagGCTGTG CTTAAGGGTTTGGCTAATGATGGAGGATTGTTTATTCCATCAGAAATCCCTCAGCTACCTAGCGGATGGATTGAGGCTTGGAAGGACAAATCCTTCCCTGAAATTGCCTTTGAGGTAATGTCTTTGTACATTCCTCGCTCTGAAATTTCAGCTgatgaattgaaaaaattggttGATCGCTCTTACTCTACCTTCCGCCACCCAGAGACTACTCCtctaaaatcattaaagaACGGTCTCAATGTACTTGAGCTCTTCCATGGTCCTACTTTTGCGTTCAAAGATGTTGCTTTGCAATTTCTTGGTAACCtctttgaatttttccTTACTCGTAAGAACGGAAACAAACCTGAAGACGAACGTGATCATCTGACCGTGGTTGGTGCCACTAGTGGTGACACTGGTAGTGCAGCTATCTATGGCTTACGTGGCAAGAAGGACGTTTCAGTTTTTATCTTATTTCCCAATGGACGTGTTTCCCCTATCCAAGAAGCTCAGATGACTACAGTCACAGATCCTAACGTTCACTGTATCACTGTGAACGGCGTCTTTGACGATTGTCAAGATCTtgttaaacaaatttttggcGATGTTGAGTTTAATAAGAAGCATCATATTGGTGCCGTTAATTCTATTAACTGGGCTCGTATTCTCTCTCAAATTACCTATTACTTATATTCTTATCTTTCCGTTTACAAGCAAGGAAAGGCTGACGATGTTCGTTTCATCGTTCCCACCGGTAATTTTGGTGATATTCTCGCTGGTTACTACGCCAAGCGTATGGGCTTACCTACTAAACAACTTGTTATTGCTACTAACGAGAATGATATTTTGAATCGTTTCTTCAAGACTGGTCGTTATGAAAAAGCTGATTCTACTCAAGTTTCGCCCAGTGGACCTATTTCCGCCAAAGAAACTTACTCTCCTGCAATGGACATTTTGGTTTCTTCTAACTTCGAGCGTTACTTATGGTATCTTGCATTAGCCACTGAGGCTCCTAATCATACTCCTGCTGAGGCCTCGGAAATTTTGTCTCGCTGGATGAATGAATTCAAACGTGATGGAACAGTTACTGTCCGTCCCGAGGTTTTGGAAGCCGCTAGACGTGATTTCGTGAGTGAACGTGTTAGTAATGATGAAACCATTGAtgctattaaaaaaatctatgAAAGTGATCATTATATCATCGACCCACACACTGCTGTTGGCGTCGAAACTGGTCTTCGTTGCTTAGAGAAGACTAAGGACCAGGATATTACCTATATTTGCCTTTCCACAGCTCATCCTGCTAAGTTTGACAAAGCAGTAAACCTTGCTCTTTCTTCTTATAGTGATTATAACTTTAACACACAAGTATTACCGATAGAGTTTGATGGCCTCTTGGATGAGGAGCGCACCTGCATTTTCTCAGGAAAACCCAATATTGACATTcttaaacaaattattGAAGTTACTCTCAGCAGAGAGAAAGCTTAG
- the ypt2 gene encoding GTPase Ypt2 → MSTKSYDYLIKLLLIGDSGVGKSCLLLRFSEDSFTPSFITTIGIDFKIRTIELDGKRIKLQIWDTAGQERFRTITTAYYRGAMGILLLYDVTDKKSFDNVRTWFSNVEQHASENVYKILIGNKCDCEDQRQVSFEQGQALADELGVKFLEASAKTNVNVDEAFFTLAREIKKQKIDAENEFSNQANNVDLGNDRTVKRCC, encoded by the coding sequence ATGTCTACAAAATCCTACGattatttaatcaaattaCTTCTCATAGGAGATTCAGGTGTGGGAAAATCATGTCTTCTTCTGAGATTTTCGGAAGACTCGTTTACCCCTTCTTTTATCACAACGATTGGAATTGATTTCAAGATTCGCACGATTGAACTAGATGGAAAACGTATCAAACTCCAAATTTGGGACACTGCTGGCCAGGAACGTTTCCGTACCATTACCACTGCTTATTATCGTGGTGCAATGGgtattttattgttatacGATGTAActgataaaaaatcatttgatAACGTCCGAACTTGGTTTAGTAACGTTGAACAACATGCTAGTGAAAATGTTTATAAAATCCTTATTGGAAATAAATGTGATTGTGAGGATCAGCGTCAGGTCTCCTTTGAACAGGGACAAGCGTTAGCCGATGAGCTGGGcgttaaatttttagaagcTAGTGCGAAGACGAACGTCAATGTAGATGAGGCATTTTTTACCCTTGCCCgggaaataaaaaaacaaaagattgATGCAGAAAACGAATTTTCCAACCAGGCAAATAACGTTGACCTCGGAAACGATCGTACGGTGAAGAGGTGTTGTTAG